The following are from one region of the Stigmatella ashevillena genome:
- the ybaK gene encoding Cys-tRNA(Pro) deacylase: protein MKTNAARLLDTLGVAYELREYEVDPEDLSAETVAAKVGLPAEQVFKTLVARGDRTGVLLAVVPGDAELDLKALARLSGDRKVDTVPLKELQPLTGYIRGGVTAIGGKKEYPVFADETIDLFDVISVSAGVRGTQLLLTPTAYQGVTKCKVGPISRPKG, encoded by the coding sequence ATGAAGACGAACGCCGCCCGCCTGCTGGATACCCTCGGCGTCGCTTACGAGCTCCGCGAGTACGAGGTTGATCCCGAGGATCTGTCCGCCGAGACGGTGGCCGCCAAGGTGGGGCTGCCCGCGGAGCAGGTCTTCAAGACGCTGGTGGCCCGCGGCGACCGGACGGGCGTCCTCCTGGCGGTGGTCCCGGGCGACGCGGAGCTGGACCTGAAGGCGCTGGCCAGGTTGAGCGGAGACCGGAAGGTGGACACCGTCCCGCTGAAGGAGCTTCAGCCGCTGACGGGTTACATCCGGGGCGGTGTCACGGCCATTGGCGGCAAGAAGGAGTACCCCGTCTTCGCGGACGAGACGATCGATCTGTTCGACGTCATCTCCGTGTCCGCGGGGGTGCGGGGAACCCAGCTCCTCCTGACGCCGACGGCCTACCAGGGGGTAACGAAGTGCAAGGTCGG
- the purK gene encoding 5-(carboxyamino)imidazole ribonucleotide synthase, producing MRTVLPGGTLGILGGGQLGRMMALSARTLGFQVQALDPDPACPARWVVDQCYTADFGDARAAAQLARACEVVTLEIEKIPLSSLRAAAEHAPVRPSAEVLEIVQHRGRQKAWLAKHGFPLGPWREVNRAEDLATEVTALGGRCFVKSCEGGYDGRGQVVVKSTTEAPQAWRELGERAVVVEATLDLEAELSVLVARSPRGETSVYPPAFNHHEDRILAWSLLPGPVAPAVAAQAADIARSMAHALQVEGLLVVELFLLKDGTLLVNELAPRPHNSFHATEVACLTSQFEQAVRAVCNLPLGSVEVVRPAAIVNLLGDLWLREGGPRFEQVLAMPGVRLHLYGKREARKGRKMGHLSAVGNTPEEALARVQAAAQALGM from the coding sequence ATGAGGACCGTCCTTCCGGGAGGCACCCTCGGCATTCTGGGGGGTGGACAGCTGGGCCGGATGATGGCGCTGTCGGCCCGCACGCTCGGGTTCCAGGTGCAGGCGCTCGATCCAGATCCCGCCTGCCCTGCCCGCTGGGTGGTGGACCAGTGCTACACGGCCGACTTCGGCGACGCGAGGGCCGCGGCCCAACTGGCCCGGGCGTGCGAGGTGGTGACGCTGGAGATCGAGAAGATCCCTTTGTCGTCCCTGAGGGCGGCGGCCGAACACGCCCCCGTGCGCCCCTCCGCCGAGGTGCTGGAGATCGTCCAGCACCGTGGGCGGCAGAAGGCCTGGCTGGCGAAGCATGGCTTTCCCTTGGGCCCCTGGCGCGAGGTGAACCGTGCGGAGGACCTGGCCACGGAGGTGACCGCCCTGGGAGGACGCTGCTTCGTGAAGTCCTGCGAGGGGGGCTACGACGGCCGGGGGCAGGTGGTGGTGAAGTCCACCACGGAAGCGCCCCAGGCATGGCGCGAGTTGGGAGAGCGCGCCGTGGTGGTGGAAGCCACGCTCGACCTGGAGGCCGAGCTGTCCGTGTTGGTGGCGCGCAGCCCTCGGGGAGAGACGTCGGTGTATCCGCCCGCGTTCAACCACCACGAGGATCGCATCCTGGCCTGGTCGCTGCTGCCCGGTCCAGTGGCCCCTGCCGTGGCCGCGCAGGCCGCGGACATCGCCCGTTCCATGGCCCACGCGCTTCAGGTCGAAGGCCTGCTGGTGGTGGAGCTGTTCCTATTGAAGGATGGCACGCTGCTGGTGAATGAGCTGGCCCCCCGCCCGCACAACAGCTTCCACGCCACGGAGGTGGCCTGCCTCACCAGCCAGTTCGAGCAGGCCGTGCGCGCGGTGTGCAACCTGCCCCTCGGCTCGGTCGAGGTGGTGCGTCCAGCGGCCATCGTGAATCTGCTGGGAGACTTGTGGCTGCGCGAGGGAGGCCCCCGCTTCGAGCAGGTGCTGGCCATGCCAGGGGTCCGCCTGCACCTGTATGGCAAGCGCGAGGCCCGCAAGGGGCGGAAGATGGGGCACCTGTCCGCCGTGGGAAACACGCCCGAAGAGGCGCTGGCCCGGGTCCAGGCCGCTGCCCAGGCCCTGGGAATGTAA
- the purE gene encoding 5-(carboxyamino)imidazole ribonucleotide mutase: MASSDTPWVGVIMGGKSDLEFLRPAIDILTELEIPHEVRIVSAHRTPDWMIEYASTAEARGLSVIIAAAGGAAHLPGMVASKTLLPVLGVPMPTTVLNGFDALLSIVQMPKGVPVGTQAIGKPGAANAALHAASILALQRPELRARLAGWRKARTDEVLRERELS; encoded by the coding sequence ATGGCGAGTTCGGACACCCCCTGGGTGGGAGTCATCATGGGAGGCAAGAGCGATCTCGAGTTCCTGCGCCCTGCCATCGACATCCTCACCGAGTTGGAAATCCCCCACGAGGTGCGCATCGTTTCCGCCCACCGCACGCCGGACTGGATGATCGAATATGCCTCCACGGCGGAGGCCCGGGGGCTGTCGGTCATCATCGCGGCAGCGGGAGGCGCGGCCCACCTGCCGGGCATGGTGGCCAGCAAGACGCTGCTGCCCGTGCTCGGGGTGCCCATGCCCACCACGGTGCTCAACGGTTTCGACGCGCTGCTGTCCATCGTCCAGATGCCCAAGGGCGTCCCAGTGGGCACGCAGGCCATCGGCAAACCCGGTGCGGCCAACGCCGCGCTCCACGCCGCCTCCATCCTGGCCCTCCAGCGCCCGGAACTGCGCGCGCGGCTGGCCGGCTGGCGCAAGGCACGCACCGACGAGGTTCTCCGGGAACGGGAGCTGTCATGA